The following proteins are encoded in a genomic region of Enoplosus armatus isolate fEnoArm2 chromosome 11, fEnoArm2.hap1, whole genome shotgun sequence:
- the pdcl3 gene encoding phosducin-like protein 3 — MQDPNEDTEWNDILRKKGILPPKEVPKDDEEEELALQQQSVVKTYESMTLEELEENEDEFGEDDEAAIEMYRQQRLAEWKATQMKNVFGELGEISGQDYIKEVNKAGDGIWVVLHLYKQGIPLCTLINQHLSRLATKFPQTKFLKSISTTCIPNYPDRNLPTIFVYLEGEMKAQFIGPLVFGGMNLKVEELEWRLSESGAVKTDLEENPKKQIEDKLMSSIRCSLPARNDSDSEDEDY; from the exons ATGCAG GACCCGAACGAAGACACAGAGTGGAATGATATCCTGAGGAAGAAAGGCATTCTTCCTCCCAAAGAGGTACCTAAAgatgacgaagaggaggagctggccCTCCAACAGCAGTCTGTCG TTAAAACATATGAGAGCATGACACTGGAGGAACTGGAGGAGAATGAAGATGAGTTTGGTGAAGACGATGAGGCTGCCATTGAGATGTACAG ACAGCAGCGTCTCGCAGAGTGGAAGGCGACTCAGATGAAGAACGTGTTCGGGGAGCTGGGCGAAATCTCAGGGCAGGACTACATCAAGGAGGTCAACAAGGCCGGAGACGGCATCTGGGTGGTGCTGCACCTCTACAAACAGGG CATCCCTCTGTGCACCCTCATCAACCAGCACCTGAGCAGGTTGGCCACGAAGTTCCCTCAGACCAAATTCCTCAAGTCCATCTCCACCACCTGCATCCCCAACTACCCCGACCGCAACCTGCCCACCATCTTCGTGTATTTGGAAGGAGAGATGAAGGCCCAGTTCATTGGGCCACTGGTCTTCGGGGGCATGAACCTCAAAGTTGAAG AGCTGGAGTGGAGGTTATCGGAGAGTGGGGCGGTGAAGACAGACCTGGAggaaaaccccaaaaaacaaatCGAAGACAAGTTAATGTCATCGATCAGATGTTCGCTTCCTGCACGAAACGACAGTGACTCTGAGGACGAGGACTACTAG